A genome region from Magnolia sinica isolate HGM2019 chromosome 8, MsV1, whole genome shotgun sequence includes the following:
- the LOC131252646 gene encoding uncharacterized protein LOC131252646 isoform X1 — MNFRSLEEFWPFYVTQHSKRSTRRWHFIGTLSASLVFIYSLLFNWWVFFSVPLFGYGFAWYSHFFVEGNVPATFGHPFWSLVCDFKMFGLMITGQMDKEIKRLGKRPVLQAF, encoded by the coding sequence ATGAATTTCAGAAGCCTGGAAGAGTTCTGGCCATTCTACGTTACCCAGCACTCGAAGCGATCGACTCGCCGCTGGCATTTCATTGGTACCCTCTCCGCCTCCCTCGTATTCATCTACTCTCTCCTCTTCAACTGGTGGGTCTTCTTCTCCGTTCCCCTCTTTGGCTACGGCTTTGCATGGTATAGCCACTTCTTTGTTGAAGGAAATGTCCCTGCCACGTTCGGCCACCCGTTCTGGTCTCTTGTATGCGATTTCAAGATGTTTGGATTGATGATCACCGGTCAGATGGATAAGGAGATCAAACGGCTCGGGAAGAGGCCTGTCTTGCAGGCCTTTTGA
- the LOC131252646 gene encoding uncharacterized protein LOC131252646 isoform X2, which yields MATFAKPEKAPKHAEELINVGQKQVALQAIHDLHFKEEEVIKYIRQLSTKSAERLEARRNPWKMLWMLMICKQTKGLDNAKSCQ from the exons ATGGCAACTTTTGCGAAGCCGGAAAAAGCTCCGAAGCATGCTGAAG AGCTAATCAATGTTGGTCAGAAACAAGTGGCATTGCAAGCGATTCATGATCTTCATTTCAAAGAG GAAGAAGTCATAAAATATATTAGGCAGCTATCCACTAAGAGCGCAGAGCGGCTTGAAGCCAGGCGCAATCCTTGGAAGATGCTTTGGATGTTGATGATTTGCAAGCAGACAAAAGGCCTAGATAATGCTAAGTCATGTCAGTG A